One Maylandia zebra isolate NMK-2024a unplaced genomic scaffold, Mzebra_GT3a scaffold02, whole genome shotgun sequence DNA window includes the following coding sequences:
- the LOC143415693 gene encoding programmed cell death 1 ligand 1-like: MSAETASLCSTLLFVGLFVFVSAAQKNITVEYGQNVTLTCRAPNNNITAVAWSKTDLESGQVLLYRDGHFDTTNQHPSFKNRVDLQDRQMKDGDMSLILKNVTINDTGTYQCRVFTKGTNNKSISIIYLSVVPPGQTGGSVGLIIGLSVAAVVVVVAFLIYRKHKKVKKVNYQSTCSSQS, from the exons ATGTCTGCTGAGACTGCGTCGCTCTGCTCGACTTTGCTGTTTGTCGGCCTCTTCGtgtttgtctctgcag cccagaaaaacatcacagttGAATATGGACAGAacgtcactctgacatgtcgagctccaaacaacaacatcacagcTGTAGCGTGGAGCAAAACTGACCTGGAGTCTGGACAAGTCCTTTTGTACCGGGACGGGCACTTTGATACCACcaaccagcatccatcttttaagaacagggtggatctgcaggacagacagatgaaggatggagacatgtctttgattctgaagaatGTGACGATTAATGACACTGGAACATATCAGTGTCGTGTCTTCACAAAAGGGACGAACAATAAATCCATCAGCATCATCTACCTGAGTGTtgttcctccag gtcagacaggAGGATCTGTTGGACTCATCATCGGTCTTtcagttgctgctgttgttgttgttgttgcttttttgatCTATCGAAAACACAAAAAGGTTAAGAAGGTGAACTATCAATCTACTTGCTCATCACAGTCCTAA